The Fragaria vesca subsp. vesca linkage group LG2, FraVesHawaii_1.0, whole genome shotgun sequence genome includes a window with the following:
- the LOC101315407 gene encoding uncharacterized protein LOC101315407 — MEEPQSHFLLPHSTSSELSDSSPESMTSVTLGRAISSLLSARPKKLHDAVSQLSPLPPLASVSGSLDDSLRFLHNYLNDAARRNEPLDEILIPMLDHYLRNKDSKHGGQALVVLNWLFQDEVIFRAVATALVRVIWTKDNRFVVLGWCTFVRGVLEYESSVTQFLMNGIKERYPDLLKILASCIPQLSVVLHKGSTLQDGYELPSRLAVSAADCFLALSEALIRKAKVSSNKAKLLDSKAQKRPVVSLDGGEKKAKPAPETLDASNMELDYILWDHLEEVYGLVQKLVAWSRKSRPLHAKGLEQVLKWLHEFKGHYRNVKAEAGSKVIKTGMLLLSSCWKHYGMLMHLEDQKFSQHYKELLDQYLAGIQFYASQTENKDGSSETIKFFLNCLCLLLGRFDSKKFESVVAEYGMRISQVLLPQLHSAADDVIEGVVCIFKALIFKQKSSGSSLTDTGEVDAVLPLLIHLLDERDGTARAVVLLIAEYCLMSRDSQCLKEVIERLTSEDVQQRRNAVDVISEVIHLSSDSKNVHTQLSWQDIAKHLLVLLEDEDIAIKEQASSLLPLIDPSLVLPALVNLIYSGDERLQATASDACVAVLKYHGQKAEVICMLLDCLSNLSQSVNLNSTGGTGSKLESDRVLRLIPEWSKSVQSWNLLIEPLIDKMFAEPSNANIVRFLSHISEHLADAADVVLSCVLRHAKRLKEVFNDLDSAVMYGQLANKEIVHDCRDINAINLDSVTALLLKRTFCEFEFNDVRKLATELCGRIHPQVLIPLISSHLEYAAVSQDIMKIKGCLFAICTSLVVRGRKSLSHPGMLIIRKTLETMLIWPSVDGDEVSRIQHGCIDCMALMICAELQDPISSNIVGTKKYLGDGTLKNSVLTYVINQLTEDKDTPVSKSNLDDVKCTTEVPVPISFYLCMANVLISACQKISDSGKKPFARRSLPRLIRAVEVITKSEIRAACTQVLFSAVYHLKSIILPYSMDLLKVSIKALQKGSEKERMASAKLMGSLMASDDAIIQSISAGLIEARSVLLSISSTDPSPEVRQVCKKLLACLTS, encoded by the exons ATGGAAGAACCACAGAGCCACTTCCTACTCCCCCACTCGACCTCGTCGGAGCTCTCAGACTCCTCACCGGAGTCAATGACTTCAGTCACGCTCGGCCGAGCAATCTCCTCTCTCCTCTCCGCCCGCCCCAAAAAGCTACACGACGCCGTTTCGCAGCTCTCTCCTCTTCCTCCTCTCGCCTCCGTCTCCGGCTCCCTCGACGACTCGCTCCGCTTCCTCCACAACTACCTAAACGACGCCGCTCGCCGAAACGAGCCTCTCGATGAAATCCTCATCCCTATGCTCGATCAC TATTTGAGGAACAAGGATTCGAAGCACGGCGGCCAAGCTTTGGTGGTTCTGAACTGGCTATTTCAAGATGAAGTGATTTTCCGAGCTGTTGCGACGGCGCTGGTTAGAGTGATTTGGACCAAGGATAATCGGTTTGTTGTGCTCGGATGGTGTACTTTCGTGCGTGGTGTATTGGAGTATGAGAGCTCTGTTACTCAATTTCTGATGAACG GGATAAAGGAGAGGTATCCTGATTTGTTGAAGATACTGGCTTCATGTATTCCGCAGCTCTCAGTTGTTCTGCACAAAGGAAG CACTTTGCAGGATGGATATGAACTGCCCTCTCGCCTTGCTGTGTCTGCTGCTGATTGTTTTCTGGCTCTCTCGGAAGCATTGATCAGAAAAGCTAAAGTTTCAAGTAACAAGGCAAAGTTATTGGATTCAAAGGCACAAAAGCGTCCGGTTGTGTCCCTTGATGGTGGTGAAAAGAAAGCAAAGCCAGCTCCTGAAACTTTAGACGCCTCAAACATGGAGTTGGACTATATACTTTGGGATCATTTAGAGGAAGTTTATGGTCTAGTGCAGAAACTCGTTGCT TGGAGCAGAAAAAGCCGACCTTTGCATGCCAAAGGATTGGAACAAGTGCTTAAGTGGTTGCACGAGTTTAAAGGACATTATCGTAACGTGAAAGCTGAGGCAG GCTCGAAGGTTATCAAAACTGGAATGTTGCTACTGTCTTCTTGTTGGAAGCATTATGGCATGCTAATGCATTTGGAAGATCAGAAATTTTCCCAGCATTACAAAGAACTGTTGGACCAATACTTAGCAGGCATACAG TTTTATGCAAGTCAGACTGAGAATAAGGATGGGAGTTCTGAGACCATAAAGTTCTTTCTGAATTGTTTATGCCTTCTACTGGGGCGATTTGATAGCAAGAAATTTGAGAGCGTAGTCGCCGAATACGGGATGAGGATATCTCAGGTTCTCTTACCACAG CTTCATTCTGCTGCTGATGATGTTATTGAAGGGGTTGTGTGTATATTCAAAGCATTAATATTTAAGCAAAAATCATCTGGAAGCAGTCTCACTGACACCGGAGAGGTGGATGCTGTGCTTCCGCTGCTGATTCACCTTCTCGATGAACGAGATGGCACAGCAAGAGCTGTGGTTCTGCTTATAGCAGAATACTGCTTGAT GAGCAGAGACAGTCAGTGCCTTAAAGAAGTTATTGAGCGTCTTACTTCTGAAGATGTTCAACAGAGAAGAAATGCAGTTGATGTTATATCAGAAGTCATACATTTGTCTTCAGACTCAAAAAACGTACATACCCAGCTATCATG GCAGGATATAGCAAAGCACTTGCTTGTGCTACTTGAAGATGAAGATATTGCAATTAAGGAACAAGCGTCCAGTTTGCTTCCATTAATTG ACCCTTCATTAGTTCTACCTGCTTTAGTTAATCTGATTTACTCTGGGGATGAAAGATTGCAAGCAACTGCCAGTGATGCTTGTGTTGCGGTGCTCAAATATCATGGCCAGAAGGCTGAAGTCATTTGTATGCTGCTTGACTGTCTTAG CAACCTCAGCCAAAGTGTAAATCTTAACAGTACTGGAGGCACAG GATCCAAATTGGAGAGTGATCGAGTGCTTAGGCTAATCCCAGAGTGGTCTAAAAGT GTCCAAAGCTGGAACCTCTTGATTGAACCACTGATTGACAAGATGTTTGCAGAGCCATCAAACGCAAACATTGTTAGGTTTTTGAGTCATATAAGTGAACACCTGGCAGATGCTGCTGATGTAGTGCTCTCTTGTGTTCTAAGGCATGCTAAGCGACTTAAAGA AGTATTTAATGATCTCGATTCAGCTGTCATGTATGGCCAACTTGCCAATAAAGAAATTGTTCATG ACTGTCGAGATATCAATGCCATCAATCTGGATTCTGTTACTGCTCTTCTTTTGAAAAG GACATTTTGCGAGTTTGAATTCAACGATGTTCGGAAACTTGCTACTGAGCTCTGTGGGCGTATTCATCCTCAA GTGCTAATTCCACTCATCAGCTCCCACTTAGAATACGCTGCTGTTTCTCAGGATATAATGAAGATTAAAGGTTGTTTGTTTGCAATTTGCACGTCCCTTGTG GTTAGAGGTCGCAAATCACTTTCTCATCCTGGTATGTTGATAATTAGAAAAACATTAGAGACTATGCTAATATGGCCTTCTGTGGATGGGGATGAAG TTTCCAGAATACAGCATGGATGCATTGATTGCATGGCATTAATGATATGTGCTGAGCTGCAAGATCCAATATCATCTAACATTGTTGGGACAAAAAAATATCTTG GCGATGGTACATTGAAAAACTCTGTCCTCACCTACGTGATCAACCAGCTAACAGAAGATAAAGACACACCTGTTTCAAAGTCCAACTTGGATGATGTGAAATGCACGACTGAGGTGCCAGTTCCAATCTCATTTTACCTATGCATGGCTAATGTTCTCATCAGTGCTTGCCAAAAGATATCAGACTCTGGCAAGAAACCTTTTGCTCGAAGATCTCTTCCCCGTCTCATTCGTGCCGTCGAG GTGATTACAAAGTCAGAGATCAGAGCTGCATGCACTCAAGTTCTCTTCTCAGCTGTGTACCATCTGAAATCTATAATTCTTCCTTACTCCATGGATCTTCTTAAAGTTTCAATCAAAGCTCTTCAAAAGGGATCAGAGAAG GAAAGGATGGCAAGCGCGAAGCTAATGGGGTCCCTTATGGCTAGTGATGATGCAATCATACAAAGTATATCAGCGGGATTAATAGAAGCAAGATCTGTACTGTTGAGTATTTCTTCGACAGATCCTTCACCTGAAGTACGTCAAGTCTGCAAAAAGTTGCTAGCATGCCTAACTTCTTGA
- the LOC101313166 gene encoding squalene monooxygenase-like, which produces MVSYEYVLGGVLASLLASVFIMIINSARKVEGVEKSSNGFVRMPENDEEKGTDVVIVGAGVAGAALAYTLAKEGRRVHVIERDLSEPDRIVGELLQPGGYLKLIELGLEDCANESIDAQKVFGYALYKDGKDTKLSYPLEKYSSDIAGRSFHNGRFIQRMREKAATLSNVKLEQGTVTTLIEEKGTIKGVIYKNKSGEEFRTYAPLTIVCDGCFSNLRKNLSAPKVESPSCFVGLVLENCDLPHANHGHVILGDPSPVLFYPISSTEIRCLVDIPGTKVPSVANGEMAKYLKTVVAPQIPPQLYNSFIAAIDKGNIRSMQNKSMAANPLPTPGALLLGDSFNMRHPLTGGGMTVALSDIVLLRDLLRPLHDLNDASALSHYLESFYTLRKPVSSTINTLAGALYKVFCASPDPARQEMREACFGYLSLGGICSYGPVSLLSGLNPRPLHLFLHFFAVAVYGVGRLMLPFPSPQRTWLGIRLILSASGIIFPIIKGEGVRQMFFPTTIPAYYRAPPVH; this is translated from the exons ATGGTGTCGTACGAGTATGTTCTGGGTGGAGTTCTGGCTTCTCTGCTGGCCTCTGTTTTCATCATGATTATTAATAGCGCTAGAAAGGTGGAGGGGGTGGAAAAGAGTAGTAATGGGTTTGTGAGGATGCCGGAAAACGATGAGGAGAAAGGTACCGACGTCGTCATTGTCGGCGCCGGAGTTGCCGGTGCGGCTCTTGCGTACACTCTTGCCAAG GAAGGACGTCGTGTACATGTCATCGAAAGAGACTTGAGTGAGCCGGACAGAATTGTTGGTGAGCTTTTGCAGCCTGGGGGTTATCTTAAGTTGATTGAGTTGGGTCTTGAGG ACTGTGCAAATGAATCCATTGATGCTCAGAAGGTGTTTGGTTATGCTCTCTACAAAGATGGGAAGGATACAAAACTTTCTTATCCCTTGGAAAAGTACAGTTCGGATATAGCTGGGAGAAGTTTCCACAATGGCCGTTTCATCCAAAGAATGCGTGAAAAGGCAGCAACACTTTCAAA TGTGAAATTGGAACAAGGGACGGTGACAACACTAATTGAAGAAAAGGGCACTATCAAAGGAGTGATTTACAAGAACAAATCTGGAGAGGAGTTCAGAACATATGCTCCACTAACAATCGTGTGCGATGGCTGCTTTTCAAATCTGCGCAAAAATCTCAGTGCTCCAAAG GTTGAAAGTCCCTCTTGTTTTGTTGGTTTGGTATTGGAGAACTGTGACCTTCCACATGCAAATCATGGTCATGTGATTTTGGGAGACCCTTCACCTGTCCTGTTTTATCCCATCAGTAGCACAGAGATTCGTTGTTTGGTTGATATACCTGGAACAAAAGTTCCTTCTGTAGCTAATGGTGAAATGGCCAAGTATTTGAAAACCGTGGTGGCTCCTCAG ATTCCTCCTCAGCTCTACAATTCTTTTATAGCTGCAATTGACAAGGGAAACATCAGGTCCATGCAAAACAAAAGCATGGCTGCAAATCCGCTTCCCACTCCTGGTGCACTTTTGTTGGGGGATTCATTCAACATGAGGCATCCCTTAACCGGAGGAGGGATGACTGTGGCTCTTTCAGACATCGTTCTTCTTCGTGATCTTCTTAGACCCCTACATGATCTCAATGATGCATCTGCATTGTCCCATTACCTCGAATCATTCTACACATTGCGCAAG CCTGTGTCATCTACCATAAACACATTGGCAGGTGCCTTGTACAAGGTGTTTTGTGCTTCGCCTGATCCAGCAAGACAGGAAATGCGTGAAGCATGTTTCGGTTATTTGAGCCTTGGAGGTATCTGTTCGTATGGACCAGTTTCTCTTCTGTCTGGTCTTAACCCTCGTCCACTGCACCTGTTTCTCCATTTTTTTGCTGTTGCTGTCTATGGTGTCGGGCGCTTGATGCTTCCATTCCCTTCTCCTCAACGCACATGGCTTGGGATTAGACTGATCCTG AGTGCATCAGGGATCATATTTCCCATCATAAAGGGTGAAGGAGTTAGACAGATGTTCTTTCCTACAACAATACCAGCATATTACAGAGCTCCTCCTGTTCATTGA
- the LOC101313461 gene encoding squalene monooxygenase-like, with product MDYLYITGAVIASLLSVVFLYTLPGKRKNAIASVKTQNGKLLKSYGNGMCLPAEIGTSPDIVIVGAGVVGSALAYTLGKDGRRVHVIERDLTEPDRIVGELLQPGGYLSLIELGLEDCVNEIDAQRVFGYALYKDGKSTKLPYPLEDFHPDVAGRSFHHGRFIQKMREKAASFPNVRLEQGTVTSLLEEKGTVKGVQYKSKGSDQELTAHAPLTIVCDGCYSNLRRSLCNAKVDIPSCFVGLVLENCQLPYANHGHVILADPSPILFYPISSTEIRCLVDVPGQKVPSISAGDMAHYLKTKVAPQVPLELHAAFLAAIDKGNIKSMPNRSMPAAPHPTPGAFLMGDAVNMRHPLTGGGMTVALADIVVVRDLLNPLNNLNDASALCKYLGSFYTLRKPVSSTINTLAGALYKVFCASPDPARKEMREACFDYLSLGGIFSNGPLALLSGLNPHPLSLILHFFSVAIYAVGRLLLPFPSPKRMWIGTRLIMGASGIIFPIISAEGVRQMFFPVMVPSYHRAPPVHLNDVDDKQEKAIYGMEQLSTL from the exons ATGGATTACCTTTATATAACAGGAGCAGTCATAGCTTCATTGTTAAGTGTTGTTTTCTTGTATACTTTGCCAGGGAAGAGGAAGAATGCCATAGCTTCAGTGAAGACTCAAAATGGGAAACTTTTGAAGAGCTACGGAAATGGAATGTGTCTGCCGGCAGAAATAGGTACAAGTCCTGACATTGTCATCGTTGGTGCTGGAGTTGTTGGTTCGGCACTCGCTTATACTCTTGGGAAG GATGGGCGCCGAGTGCATGTGATTGAAAGAGACTTGACTGAACCTGATAGAATTGTTGGTGAACTCCTGCAACCTGGAGGATATCTTAGTTTGATTGAGTTGGGCCTTGAAG ATTGTGTGAATGAGATTGATGCTCAGAGAGTTTTTGGCTATGCACTTTACAAGGACGGGAAAAGTACCAAGCTGCCATATCCTTTGGAAGATTTCCATCCAGATGTGGCTGGGAGAAGTTTTCACCATGGCCGTTTCATTCAAAAGATGCGTGAAAAGGCCGCATCTTTTCCCAA TGTAAGATTGGAGCAAGGCACAGTGACTTCTCTGCTTGAAGAAAAGGGTACTGTCAAAGGGGTCCAATACAAATCCAAAGGCAGTGATCAAGAGCTCACTGCACATGCTCCCCTCACGATAGTCTGTGATGGTTGCTATTCAAACTTGCGACGCTCTCTCTGTAATGCGAAG GTTGATATTCCTTCATGTTTCGTTGGTTTAGTTCTTGAGAATTGCCAGCTTCCATACGCAAATCATGGGCATGTGATCTTAGCAGATCCTTCACCCATATTGTTTTATCCTATCAGCAGCACCGAGATTCGCTGCCTGGTTGATGTACCAGGCCAGAAAGTACCTTCAATTTCCGCTGGTGATATGGCTCACTACTTGAAAACAAAAGTGGCACCCCAA GTTCCACTTGAACTGCATGCTGCTTTCTTGGCTGCCATTGATAAAGGAAACATAAAGTCAATGCCAAACAGAAGCATGCCTGCTGCTCCTCATCCCACCCCTGGTGCCTTTCTAATGGGTGATGCAGTCAATATGCGCCATCCTTTAACCGGAGGAGGCATGACTGTGGCTCTAGCTGACATTGTGGTTGTAAGGGATCTTCTAAACCCTCTGAACAATCTGAATGATGCATCAGCCCTTTGCAAGTACCTTGGATCGTTCTATACTCTACGTAAG CCTGTGTCTTCTACCATAAACACATTGGCAGGCGCTCTATACAAGGTATTCTGTGCATCTCCTGATCCAGCAAGGAAAGAAATGCGGGAAGCATGCTTCGACTACTTGAGCCTTGGTGGCATCTTTTCCAATGGACCTCTGGCTCTTCTCTCCGGTCTAAATCCTCACCCATTGAGCTTGATTCTCCACTTCTTTTCTGTGGCTATCTACGCTGTTGGCCGGCTGTTACTTCCATTCCCTTCACCCAAACGCATGTGGATTGGAACTAGATTGATTATG GGCGCATCGGGTATCATTTTCCCAATAATCAGCGCTGAAGGAGTAAGACAAATGTTCTTCCCTGTAATGGTTCCATCCTATCACAGAGCTCCTCCAGTTCATTTAAATGATGTTGATGATAAACAAGAAAAAGCAATTTATGGCATGGAGCAACTTTCAACATTATGA